The window CACCATTAGCTGTAAGCACTTTTCGTGAATGCGCATACATCAAGCCTAATTTGGCAATAACTTCCGGCGGCAAACAAAGAAAGGCGGCGCCTGTATCTACTACGGCGTCGTCTACTTCCACCATTCTTATCGCCTCCTCAGAAATCAGCCCTTCAGAGGCTTTTAGAATATCACCAAAGTTCTTTACTATTACTTTTTCCGTTGTTTTTCCCATCCCTATTTTCCCTCACTTTTTGGCTTCCAAGGCTCCAGGCTGGAATTCCAGATGTTCAGGAAAAGGAATAAACTTCAAG of the bacterium genome contains:
- a CDS encoding retroviral-like aspartic protease family protein gives rise to the protein MGKTTEKVIVKNFGDILKASEGLISEEAIRMVEVDDAVVDTGAAFLCLPPEVIAKLGLMYAHSRKVLTANGEVNRRIFSVASITIQGREIRMDVMENDETTPPLIGYLVLENMDLVVEAKSQKVTPNPEHDGKWVTDLF